The nucleotide sequence GTTTTTTCACCGAGCGTTTTTAGTATATTCTCAATTTCCAAGTATTTTCTCCTCGTAAGAGTTTTTGGTTTAGTTATAAGGTTATATTTTACTAGTATATCTATTATATGAAAATCTATTATAGCAAAATCATCGAAACCTATATTCCTAAGGAAATGGCTAGCCTCTTTGTATCCGAGACCTTTAATGTTATTTACAATCCAATCTCTTAAATTGTTACCATTATTTGTTTTTATAGCTTTCATTAACAGGTCTTTTGATTTGCATGATTCTTTTATGTATTTTGCTCTTGTATCTGGGTATCTATGACCATATTCCCTAAGTTTTTTTGCTAATGTTTCTTCAGGGTCTTTTAAAAAACATTCGCCGATTTCGTTTTGTATTTTTATGGTTTTTTCAGCGTTATAGTTTGCTGTTAATATACAGAAGCATAGTTCTTTGAAAATTTCTTCATCTGATTTTTTGTT is from Candidatus Thermoplasmatota archaeon and encodes:
- a CDS encoding N-glycosylase/DNA lyase; translation: MQKLVEEIKSLKNSEIGKTINNRINEFKELNKKSDEEIFKELCFCILTANYNAEKTIKIQNEIGECFLKDPEETLAKKLREYGHRYPDTRAKYIKESCKSKDLLMKAIKTNNGNNLRDWIVNNIKGLGYKEASHFLRNIGFDDFAIIDFHIIDILVKYNLITKPKTLTRRKYLEIENILKTLGEKTDTTLAELDLYLWYLETGKILK